The Solanum pennellii chromosome 11, SPENNV200 genome contains a region encoding:
- the LOC107004713 gene encoding 14-3-3 protein 1, whose protein sequence is MALPENLTREQCLYLAKLAEQAERYEEMVKFMDKLVIGSGSSELTVEERNLLSVAYKNVIGSLRAAWRIVSSIEQKEEGRKNDEHVVLVKDYRSKVESELSDVCAGILKILDQYLIPSASAGESKVFYLKMKGDYYRYLAEFKVGNERKEAAEDTMLAYKAAQDIAVAELAPTHPIRLGLALNFSVFYYEILNASEKACSMAKQAFEEAIAELDTLGEESYKDSTLIMQLLRDNLTLWTSDMQEQMDEA, encoded by the exons ATGGCCTTGCCTGAAAATTTAACCAGAGAGCAGTGTTTGTACTTGGCGAAGCTAGCTGAGCAAGCTGAACGATATGAGGAGATGGTGAAGTTCATGGACAAGCTCGTAATCGGGTCGGGTTCATCGGAGTTGACGGTGGAAGAGAGAAATCTTCTTTCGGTGGCGTATAAGAACGTTATCGGTTCACTTCGAGCAGCGTGGAGGATTGTATCGTCAATTGAGCAGAAGGAAGAAGGTAGGAAGAACGATGAGCATGTGGTTCTAGTGAAGGATTACAGATCTAAAGTTGAATCTGAGCTTAGTGATGTTTGTGCTGGAATTCTGAAGATTCTGGATCAGTATTTGATTCCTTCAGCTTCTGCTGGTGAATCGAAGGTGTTTTATTTGAAGATGAAAGGGGATTATTATCGTTATTTAGCTGAATTCAAAGTTGGAAATGAACGCAAGGAAGCTGCTGAGGATACTATGCTTGCCTACAAAGCTGCTCag GACATTGCTGTTGCGGAGCTTGCCCCAACACATCCGATACGACTTGGGTTAGCTCTCAACTTCTCGGTGTTCTACTATGAGATTCTGAATGCATCAGAAAAAGCATGCAGCATGGCTAAGCAG GCATTTGAGGAAGCTATTGCTGAACTGGACACTTTGGGTGAGGAATCCTACAAGGATAGCACACTTATCATGCAGTTGTTAAGGGACAATCTCACGCTCTGGACTTCCGATATGCAG GAGCAGATGGACGAGGCTTGA
- the LOC107004596 gene encoding uncharacterized protein LOC107004596 isoform X1, whose protein sequence is MELCVPQTFSNLPNYRLSNRAQLQWRPSLLLKKTPKSRFNSGSFYRKGSAVRTKAETEAYELYVPPTVEEKDDEAVRSKAEKEAYELYVPPTVEEKDDGAVRSKSEDEAYELYVPPTVEEKDDGAVRSKSEEEAYELYVPPTVEEKDDGAVKNGAPVEDSRTDKDTDAYASLISGPPKVEEKDDGAVQNGAPIEDSSKDKETDAYASLIYEPPKVEEKDDGAVQNEAPIEDSSKDKETDAYASLIYEPSKVEEKDDGAVQNGAPIEDSSKDKETDSSAALIYEPSKVEEKDDGAVQDEAPIEDSGNDKETDAYAALIYEPPKVEERDDGVIQDEAPIEDNREDNETDSYASLTYEPPTVEEKDDAAIQNEAPIDYSSKDKETDAYASLTYEPPKEDSAVQAEAPIEDSAVQAEAPLEDSAVQAEAPIEDSSVQAEAPIEDSALEFESQLSKFFDTLNIKYDPKDPSSIILFGAVALTALWLTTSIVGAIDSVPLVPKLMELVGLGYALWFTARYLLFKKNRDEFAAKIEDLKQKTLGSRDD, encoded by the exons atggaGCTTTGTGTACCTCAAACCTTCTCGAATCTTCCAAATTATAGGCTTAGTAATCGAGCTCAACTCCAATGGAGACCCTCTTTACTACTCAAAAAAACCCCTAAATCTCGATTCAATTCAG GATCATTTTACCGTAAAGGCTCAGCAGTTAGAACAAAAGCAGAGACAGAGGCTTATGAGTTATATGTACCTCCTACGGTTGAGGAGAAAGACGATGAGGCTGTTAGATCAAAAGCAGAGAAAGAGGCTTATGAGTTATATGTACCTCCGACAGTTGAAGAAAAAGATGATGGAGCTGTTAGATCAAAATCAGAGGATGAGGCTTATGAGTTATATGTACCACCTACAGTTGAAGAGAAAGATGATGGAGCTGTTAGATCAAAATCAGAGGAAGAGGCTTATGAGTTATATGTACCTCCTACGGTTGAAGAGAAAGATGATGGAGCTGTTAAGAATGGAGCACCAGTAGAAGATTCTAGGACTGACAAAGACACGGATGCTTATGCATCTTTGATATCCGGGCCTCCTAAAGTCGAAGAGAAAGACGATGGAGCTGTTCAGAATGGAGCACCGATTGAAGACTCTAGTAAAGACAAAGAGACAGATGCTTATGCGTCTTTGATATACGAACCTCCTAAAGTTGAAGAGAAAGATGATGGAGCTGTTCAGAATGAAGCACCAATTGAAGATTCTAGCAAAGACAAAGAGACAGATGCTTATGCATCTTTGATATATGAACCTTctaaagttgaagaaaaagatGATGGAGCTGTTCAGAATGGAGCACCAATAGAAGATTCTAGTAAAGACAAAGAGACGGATTCTTCTGCAGCTTTGATATATGAACCTTCTAAAGTTGAAGAGAAAGATGATGGAGCTGTTCAGGATGAAGCACCGATAGAAGATTCTGGGAATGATAAAGAGACGGATGCTTATGCAGCTTTGATATATGAACCTCCTAAAGTTGAAGAGAGAGATGATGGAGTTATTCAGGATGAAGCACCAATCGAAGATAATAGAGAAGATAACGAAACAGATTCTTATGCATCTTTGACATATGAACCTCCTACAGTTGAAGAGAAAGACGATGCAGCTATTCAGAATGAAGCACCAATTGACTATTCTAGTAAAGACAAAGAGACAGATGCTTATGCGTCCTTGACATATGAACCTCCCAAAGAAGATTCTGCTGTTCAAGCTGAAGCACCAATAGAAGATTCTGCTGTTCAAGCTGAAGCACCACTAGAAGATTCTGCTGTTCAAGCTGAAGCACCAATAGAAGATTCTTCTGTTCAAGCTGAAGCACCAATAGAAGATTCTGCTTTGGAGTTCGAATCGCAATTGTCCAAGTTCTTTGACACGCTAAATATTAAG TATGATCCTAAAGATCCCTCTTCAATTATCCTATTTGGTGCTGTTGCTCTCACTGCTCTTTGGTTGACAACCTCAATTGTTGGAGCCATCGATTCTGTTCCTTTG GTTCCTAAGTTAATGGAATTGGTGGGTCTTGGCTATGCTCTCTGGTTCACCGCCCGTTATCTACTGTTCAAG AAGAATAGAGATGAGTTTGCTGCTAAAATTGAAGATCTTAAGCAGAAGACTTTAGGTTCTAGAGATGATTAA
- the LOC107004596 gene encoding uncharacterized protein LOC107004596 isoform X2 produces MELCVPQTFSNLPNYRLSNRAQLQWRPSLLLKKTPKSRFNSGSFYRKGSAVRTKAETEAYELYVPPTVEEKDDEAVRSKAEKEAYELYVPPTVEEKDDGAVRSKSEDEAYELYVPPTVEEKDDGAVRSKSEEEAYELYVPPTVEEKDDGAVKNGAPVEDSRTDKDTDAYASLISGPPKVEEKDDGAVQNGAPIEDSSKDKETDAYASLIYEPPKVEEKDDGAVQNEAPIEDSSKDKETDAYASLIYEPSKVEEKDDGAVQNGAPIEDSSKDKETDSSAALIYEPSKVEEKDDGAVQDEAPIEDSGNDKETDAYAALIYEPPKVEERDDGVIQDEAPIEDNREDNETDSYASLTYEPPTVEEKDDAAIQNEAPIDYSSKDKETDAYASLTYEPPKEDSAVQAEAPIEDSSVQAEAPIEDSALEFESQLSKFFDTLNIKYDPKDPSSIILFGAVALTALWLTTSIVGAIDSVPLVPKLMELVGLGYALWFTARYLLFKKNRDEFAAKIEDLKQKTLGSRDD; encoded by the exons atggaGCTTTGTGTACCTCAAACCTTCTCGAATCTTCCAAATTATAGGCTTAGTAATCGAGCTCAACTCCAATGGAGACCCTCTTTACTACTCAAAAAAACCCCTAAATCTCGATTCAATTCAG GATCATTTTACCGTAAAGGCTCAGCAGTTAGAACAAAAGCAGAGACAGAGGCTTATGAGTTATATGTACCTCCTACGGTTGAGGAGAAAGACGATGAGGCTGTTAGATCAAAAGCAGAGAAAGAGGCTTATGAGTTATATGTACCTCCGACAGTTGAAGAAAAAGATGATGGAGCTGTTAGATCAAAATCAGAGGATGAGGCTTATGAGTTATATGTACCACCTACAGTTGAAGAGAAAGATGATGGAGCTGTTAGATCAAAATCAGAGGAAGAGGCTTATGAGTTATATGTACCTCCTACGGTTGAAGAGAAAGATGATGGAGCTGTTAAGAATGGAGCACCAGTAGAAGATTCTAGGACTGACAAAGACACGGATGCTTATGCATCTTTGATATCCGGGCCTCCTAAAGTCGAAGAGAAAGACGATGGAGCTGTTCAGAATGGAGCACCGATTGAAGACTCTAGTAAAGACAAAGAGACAGATGCTTATGCGTCTTTGATATACGAACCTCCTAAAGTTGAAGAGAAAGATGATGGAGCTGTTCAGAATGAAGCACCAATTGAAGATTCTAGCAAAGACAAAGAGACAGATGCTTATGCATCTTTGATATATGAACCTTctaaagttgaagaaaaagatGATGGAGCTGTTCAGAATGGAGCACCAATAGAAGATTCTAGTAAAGACAAAGAGACGGATTCTTCTGCAGCTTTGATATATGAACCTTCTAAAGTTGAAGAGAAAGATGATGGAGCTGTTCAGGATGAAGCACCGATAGAAGATTCTGGGAATGATAAAGAGACGGATGCTTATGCAGCTTTGATATATGAACCTCCTAAAGTTGAAGAGAGAGATGATGGAGTTATTCAGGATGAAGCACCAATCGAAGATAATAGAGAAGATAACGAAACAGATTCTTATGCATCTTTGACATATGAACCTCCTACAGTTGAAGAGAAAGACGATGCAGCTATTCAGAATGAAGCACCAATTGACTATTCTAGTAAAGACAAAGAGACAGATGCTTATGCGTCCTTGACATATGAACCTCCCAAAGAAGATTCTGCTGTTCAAGCTGAAGCACCAATAGAAG ATTCTTCTGTTCAAGCTGAAGCACCAATAGAAGATTCTGCTTTGGAGTTCGAATCGCAATTGTCCAAGTTCTTTGACACGCTAAATATTAAG TATGATCCTAAAGATCCCTCTTCAATTATCCTATTTGGTGCTGTTGCTCTCACTGCTCTTTGGTTGACAACCTCAATTGTTGGAGCCATCGATTCTGTTCCTTTG GTTCCTAAGTTAATGGAATTGGTGGGTCTTGGCTATGCTCTCTGGTTCACCGCCCGTTATCTACTGTTCAAG AAGAATAGAGATGAGTTTGCTGCTAAAATTGAAGATCTTAAGCAGAAGACTTTAGGTTCTAGAGATGATTAA